AGCCCCACGTCTCGCTCCTGCACCCCGCACTCGTCGCAAAAGGTCCCCAGGATGGCCTGCGCCGCCAGTTCGTCCAGCCGCACGCCCGGCGCCCACCAGACCACGCCCGTCGTCTCGAAGAAGCGGTTGAGCGGCCGCGTGAAGTAGGGGGACTCGGGCCCGTACTCGTGGCGCTCCTTGGCGCTGCCCCGGGTCTCCACGAAGCCGGTGCACCGCTCGCTCACCTGCATCTCGGCCTCGGCCACGAAGGCGCCACCCTCGCCCGTCCACAGCCCCAGCAGCCCCTCGGGCCACCGCGGGAAGGCCATCCGCTGCAGGATGGGGTCGGTGGTGTAGAAGCGTTCGGCGTGGACCCGGATGCGGGCCTTGCCGAAGTCGAAGTGCGTCACCCGGTACGGGCGGGCCATGTAGTAGTAGACGGCGCCGGGGTAGGCCTCCCTCAGGGCCTGGCTGTAGGTGACCGACCCCAGCTGGCGGTCGCCCCATCCCAGGATCTGAAACTCCCGCTCGACGGCGTTTCGCAGCGGGAACTCCCGGTGGGGCCCCGCCAGGGCCCGCTGCTTGAGCGGTGCGAGGTCGGGCGGGATGGCCTCGCGGGGCTCCAGTTCGTTGGCCAGCATGCGGCTGAAGGACGCCGGCAGCGACTCGAAGCGGGCCAGCGACCCGCCGCCCGCCCCGAGCCCGTTGAGCTCGACGGCGGCGCACAGGGCGTTGGCGTACTGCAGGTAGCGGTTGTCGAGGTAGAGGCGGTTGGCCTCGACGGGCCGGTCCAGGTAGCGGGCGAGCCCGTCCGCCAGGGTGCCGGAGGGATCGAGCACGACGCAGACGCCGTCGCGCACCCGCCCGGCGCGGCCGACCCGCTGCCAGAAGGCCTTGACCGACGACGGCGGCTGCAAGAGCACGACCAGGTCCACCTCGCCTACGTCGATGCCCAGCTCGAGGGCCGACGTGGAGATGACGCCCCGCAACTCGCCGCGGGTCAGCGCTTCCTGGATGGCGTGACGATCCTCGTCTTCGTAGCCGGCGCGGTAGGGCAGCAGGCCCTGCAGCGCGGGCTCTGCATCGGGAGCAGGGGCGACGCCCTCGGCCTCCGGCTCAACAGCAGCCCCCGGCTCGCGGGCAACCTCCGACTCGAGGGCAGCCTCCGGCTCGAGAGCAGCGGCTGCCTCCTGCGGGCCGGCGGCGCCGGTCGCCCCAGCGACCTCAGCGCCCGCGCCCCCCGCCCCCCCAGCGCTGCCCGGGGCCTGGCGGTGCACCGAGGCCGACACGATGCGCTCCACCATGCGCCGCGAGTCGGCGAAGCCCAGGAAGGGCGAGTCGGCCGCCGCCGCGCACGCCCGCACGAACTCCACGATGACGTCGAACTCTCCCTTGCGCCGTCGCCCGCCGCCGGCCCCGGCCTCGCCCGCCTCTTCGTCCGGCCGGGCCAGGATCAGCGTCTTGGCCGCCGCCGGTGCGCCGTCCGACTCAGGGCCCAGCACCACGGGCTTGAAGCCCGTCAGGGTGGCGATGAACGCCTCGGGGTCGCCCAGGGTGGCCGTGCTGGAGATGCACTGGCGCACGCCCGACACGGCCCTCAGCCGCCGCATGAATAAGGCGAAGTTGGAGCCGAAGACCCCGTCGTAGACGTGCGCCTCGTCGAGGATGACGATGGCCAGGCGGTCGAGGAAGCTGCGCACGGGCGGTTCGGTCAGGTCGGGGAGCAGCCAGGCGTGGGTCACGTCGGGCGTCATCAACAACAGGCGGTGCTCCCTGACGATCCGCAGCCGCTCGCGCATGCCGACCCCGCCGTCGATGTAGCCCCACCGCAGCCCCAGCGGCTGCAGCAGCTCCCGCCACTTGCGCATCTGGTCCTGGATGAGGGCCCGAGCCGGGTAGAAGGCCACGACGCAGGCCGCCGGATCCCGCAGGAGCAGGTCGGCCGCGGCCGCCACGAAGACCAGGCTCTTGCCGGACGCGGTGGCTGTCGACAGGCAGACGGAGTGACCTGCGAGGGCGGCCTCGATGCCCCTGGCCTGGTGGGCGTAGAGCCCCTTCGGATACCGCTCTTTAAGCAGCGCCGCAAGCCTTGGATGCAGCCCCGACGGCACCGGAAGGTACCGGCCCGGGCGGCGCTCGAGGCGACGCTGGTCGGCGATCATGAGACCGCATGCACGCAGGATGGAGACGACCTTCTCCGTGGTGAACACGACGCTCGCCCCCGTTCCGCCAAGGGTGAGAGGTGGAGGAAGGCCCGGGGTCCGGCCCGGGCGACCCGGGGGTGTGGGGGCGTCGCCCGAGCCGGAGTGAGGCCTGCCACCCTCAGGCTAGCGAGGGCATGTCGCAGGTACGGCGACACAGGAGCCCGTGGCTGGACGGCCACGGGTTCGGGGTGATAACCCTCTACAGAACGTCACAGCGGTCGAGGGACCCGGGGTGAAAGGCGGACGGCGTGCTCACAGCCTCACAACGGCCCGCTCGTGAAGAGCGCCTCGAACAGCGGCTCCCAGTCGGGCTCGTCAGGATCGAGGGCGCAGTAAAGGCGGATCCGCTCGGCTAAGTGCCGCCGCAGCCGGTAGGGCACCTCCGCGAAGCGGCTGTCGGGCACGAGGCCCTGCTCCTCGGCCCACCGGTAGAAGTCCCGCACATCCTGCGTAAAGGTCTGGGCGTCTGTCGGGCTGCACGTGAAGCGCCGCACGTACGTCCCGAAGAAGAACGTCGTCAGGTGGACCCCGGCCGCCTCCAGCAGGCCGATGGGCGGGAAGTCCCGCCCCCATGCCAGGTACTGCGCCAGCACCTGGAGGTGGCCGACCTTGCGGGCCCTGACCCGGTCACTGAGCCCCTGCTGGCGCAGGGCCGTCTCCCACCTTGCGAGCACGGCTTCGTTGGCGGGGAGCTGGCCTGCGCCTTCGACGGTTGGGCTGGCGGGGATGGGGAGGCCGGCGTCGGTGGGCGCCCGGCCTTGCGTTGGCGGCTGCATCCAGTCCTCGCCCAGGCCCAGCCGCTGCTCCACTTCGTCGAGGTCGAGAGCCAGCTCCCGCAGGTGCTGTCGGATGCGCTCCGGCAGCGTGCGAGCGAGGTGGGCGCGCCGCTGGCGGCTCGCGGCCTCGTGGGCCGCGTCGGATTGGGCCTGCCAGCGCTGGATCTGGCCCAGCAACGCGATGTCGTCCGCCCTTGCCAGCGCCGGGTTGGTGATGTCGTCCACGCGGGACGAGGAGCCCCGCGTCACGACGTAGATGCGGGGGTCTCGCCGGACGGCGAGGTGCGGGGGCGAGCCCGGGTAGTCGCCGAAGCCGGGAAGCTGGGCGTAGGACTCCAGCACGAGGCCGTGCAGCGGGACGCTGTAGCCGCTTCGCAGCCGCGACACCACGAAGTCGCAGAAGCGGCGATCTTCCTCCTCGATGCGGGCCTCGTCCCGATCGGCCGGCGCCTCGGGGCTGACGCGCAAGCTGTGCGAGGCCGCATGGTAGCGTACGACGAGGTCGGCCTGGTCGTCCCACTCGTCGGGCAGGAGGTAGGGCTGCTCGGTCGCGGCCGGCCGGTCCAGCATGTTGCCGCGCTCTTCGGCGGCGCGCTCGAGAAGCTGGTCGATGAGCTGCCGGATCTCCTGCGGCGACAACGGCCGTTGCCGGCTGGCCTCGGCCAGGAAGAAGTCGACAATCTCGGTGGCCTGCCTGCGTGCCCGCTCCGCGGCCTCGCGTCGCAGGCGGTCAGCATCGGCGACGGAGACGTCGCGCGGCAGTGGGCGGCCCTGCGAGTCCGTCACGGCCGCGTCCTCGAGGGCGCCGGAGAAGGGCTCCAACTGCCCGAGTGGCAACGTGCGACCCCAACCCGTGCTCGGGGGCCTCAGGCGGATGGCCTTGCCGTCCAGCGCCAGCCGGGCCGGGACGTACCATCCCCTGCCGGCTGCCACCATCCAGCGCAGCCGCCCCAGTACCTCTCGGACCGACGCCTCGGTGGTGCGGCGCTCCTCGATGCCGAGGGACTCCACGACCTGCCGCACGAGCTGTCGGATGTGGATAGGCGCCTGAAGGGTGCGGCAAAGGGCTTCGGTAGCGGTGCGAATGGTGCGGCGAGCCAAGGTCACGCCTCCCGTCGGCGTGCCCATTCGCCGTCCGGGGACTCGAGACCTCGTCCGGCGGCAGCGGCCATCGGGAGTGGTGGGCTCGTCCGCTTGGAGAGGGTACGGCCTGTGCTATACTGCAGGCGGGTGACGGACGCCATGCACGGCGGCGGGGAGTCCCAAGAGGGGCGGGCAACGCCAGCCGGGCTCGGTCCACCGGCTGGGTTGTCCCAGGCCGAATGGGAGGGATACCTGCGCGGGTGGCGACGCCGCCTCGCCGAGGAGGAGGCGGCGTCGCAGAGACGCGTGGCGCATGCACGGTCCTCGTTGCCCTCACTGGTGCAGACGCTCCGCCGCCACGGTGCGACGGAGGTCTACCTCTTCGGCTCGCTGTGCACCGGTACCTTTCATCAGGGGTCGGACATCGACCTCGCTGTGTGGGGCATCCCGCCGGAGCGCTTCTACGCGGCGCTGGCCGCGCTCGACGCGGTGTGCGACATCCCGGTCGACGTCGTAGACCTCGACGAGGCCTCTCCTCCGCTCCGAGAGCACATCCTCCAGAAAGGAGAGCGCCTGCTGTGAGCGCGGGAGAGGCGACGCGAGGTCGGCGACTGCTCTCTCTCCTGGCGGCCATCGAGGAAGACCTCGGGGCAGCGGGCTCGGGCGTACGTGAGCTAGCGTCTGTGACGGGTATCCCAGACGACGGAGTGCGGGCTGCAGCGGCCGCGACGTATCTGGTACGGATTTACGGGGCCATCGAGCGGGCCCTCGAGCGAATTGCGCAGGAGTTCGATGGAGGGACTCCCGGCGGAGGGGACTGGCATCGGGAACTGCTTCGGATGATGGCGCGTGCCGTCCCAGAAGTGCGCCCGGCGGTCCTCTCGCCCGAGAGCCTGGAGTGGCTCGATGGGTGCCGCAAGTTTCGCCACCGTGTGCTGCATGCGTACGCAAGCCCGTTGGTGTGGGCGAAGATGGCTCACCTCGTGGTAGAGGCTCCCGCAGACTTTCAGAGGCTGCGCGCCGACCTGGACCGCTTTTCGGACTTCGTACGCCGATTGGTGGACTCCACCAGCTCGAGGTAATCAAGCCAGGGCCGTCGATCCCGCAAATCCGCCGTATGACTTGCGCCCTCCCGTGTATCTTGCGCCCTCCGCCCGCGTGCCGTCATGGATGCTTTCCCGAGCGGGACCTTCCGGAGGCGGCGATTCGCCCTCACCGACCGTTCCTGTAACGGTCGTCACAGGCACAGGTGATGTTCCCCGGCAGGATGGGATGGGGGCGATGCCATGCGCCTCGGACGGGTCGGGTCATGGGGGGCGGCCGGCATCGTGGCGGTCGGGCTGCCGGGCGTCGGGCTGATGGCGGCCATGGGGCGGCGGGGCGCGCCGGCAGTCGGTGACGTCCAGCCGGAGGGTACCACATCCCTCGAGTCCATTGAGCTCACTGCGGGAAGCTCGAGTGGCACCACCGGTGGCTGGATGCCCGGCGACGATACGATGGCGTACGAGGCTACCGTGGCGGTTGTCACAAATGACGCCGGGGGCTACCTGGAGGCCCTGGCGAAAGCGGACT
This genomic interval from Limnochorda sp. LNt contains the following:
- a CDS encoding ribonuclease toxin HepT-like protein; translation: MRAAAAATYLVRIYGAIERALERIAQEFDGGTPGGGDWHRELLRMMARAVPEVRPAVLSPESLEWLDGCRKFRHRVLHAYASPLVWAKMAHLVVEAPADFQRLRADLDRFSDFVRRLVDSTSSR
- a CDS encoding DEAD/DEAH box helicase, translated to MFTTEKVVSILRACGLMIADQRRLERRPGRYLPVPSGLHPRLAALLKERYPKGLYAHQARGIEAALAGHSVCLSTATASGKSLVFVAAAADLLLRDPAACVVAFYPARALIQDQMRKWRELLQPLGLRWGYIDGGVGMRERLRIVREHRLLLMTPDVTHAWLLPDLTEPPVRSFLDRLAIVILDEAHVYDGVFGSNFALFMRRLRAVSGVRQCISSTATLGDPEAFIATLTGFKPVVLGPESDGAPAAAKTLILARPDEEAGEAGAGGGRRRKGEFDVIVEFVRACAAAADSPFLGFADSRRMVERIVSASVHRQAPGSAGGAGGAGAEVAGATGAAGPQEAAAALEPEAALESEVAREPGAAVEPEAEGVAPAPDAEPALQGLLPYRAGYEDEDRHAIQEALTRGELRGVISTSALELGIDVGEVDLVVLLQPPSSVKAFWQRVGRAGRVRDGVCVVLDPSGTLADGLARYLDRPVEANRLYLDNRYLQYANALCAAVELNGLGAGGGSLARFESLPASFSRMLANELEPREAIPPDLAPLKQRALAGPHREFPLRNAVEREFQILGWGDRQLGSVTYSQALREAYPGAVYYYMARPYRVTHFDFGKARIRVHAERFYTTDPILQRMAFPRWPEGLLGLWTGEGGAFVAEAEMQVSERCTGFVETRGSAKERHEYGPESPYFTRPLNRFFETTGVVWWAPGVRLDELAAQAILGTFCDECGVQERDVGLGQFTSRLSPTGQGEVHGWCIYDATYGSLRLTRELAERFGEMARAAVSRLEDGSPARAQLERLAEALEGLRPAPLPQADLALPAPGQDDDWQVVVARGEPAMLMKGEASEEVVVEGYRYTPRGIVYDLRHPDASVRWQVSYDRIQPIHGVTRLVRWNLVTGEEQPL
- the mntA gene encoding type VII toxin-antitoxin system MntA family adenylyltransferase antitoxin — its product is MQTLRRHGATEVYLFGSLCTGTFHQGSDIDLAVWGIPPERFYAALAALDAVCDIPVDVVDLDEASPPLREHILQKGERLL